One Staphylococcus simiae genomic region harbors:
- a CDS encoding DedA family protein, translated as MEQIITEFISRFGYAAIFILILLENVLPVVPSEIILTFAGLMSVKSHLSLVTLFIIATIASFIGLLILYYICRLISEERLYRFIDRHGKWIKLKSDDLRRANNWFKKYGMWAVFICRFIPVLRVLITIPAGVNRMNVVMFAVISLIGTTIWNFGLILLGRALSDSFGTLMTGLHTYSRIMYVVIIIAVIYLIFRYFTKRKKVK; from the coding sequence ATGGAACAAATTATTACTGAATTTATTAGTCGTTTTGGCTATGCTGCTATTTTTATTTTAATCTTATTAGAAAATGTATTACCTGTTGTCCCTTCTGAAATTATATTAACTTTTGCAGGACTAATGTCGGTTAAATCTCATCTATCTCTTGTCACATTGTTTATAATCGCAACGATAGCATCATTTATCGGCTTGCTTATCCTCTATTATATTTGTCGCCTTATTTCTGAAGAACGTTTATATCGTTTTATTGATAGACACGGTAAATGGATTAAATTGAAAAGTGATGATTTGAGACGTGCCAATAATTGGTTTAAAAAGTATGGCATGTGGGCAGTATTCATTTGTCGTTTTATTCCAGTATTACGTGTGTTGATTACTATTCCAGCAGGTGTTAATCGTATGAACGTTGTTATGTTTGCGGTTATTTCCTTAATTGGTACTACAATTTGGAACTTTGGTTTAATCTTGCTAGGACGTGCATTAAGTGATAGCTTTGGCACTTTAATGACTGGATTACATACATATTCTCGCATTATGTATGTTGTTATTATCATTGCTGTCATATACTTAATCTTCCGCTACTTTACTAAACGTAAAAAAGTCAAATAA
- a CDS encoding fructose-1,6-bisphosphatase, with protein sequence MTHITEKELKNKYLDLLSQRFDSPEKLATEIINLESILELPKGTEHFVSDLHGEYESFQHVLRNGSGNVRAKIEDIFKDKLTPKELNDLTALVYYPEDKLKLVKSDFQTAGHLHVWYITTIEHLIELITYCSSKYTRSKLRRALPKQFVYLIEELLYKNNEFHNKKSYYETLVNQVIELKQADDLIIGLAYTIQRLVVDHLHVVGDIYDRGPEPDKIMDTLIDYHSLDIQWGNHDVLWIGAYAGSKVCLANLLRICARYDNLDIIEDAYGINLRPLLTLAEKYYDSDNPAFKPKKRPDKHERLTQREESQITKIHQAIAMIQFKLEMPIIKRRPTFEMDERLVLEKVNYDTNDITIYGHTYPLKDTCFQTVDPNDPAKLLPEEEEVVNKLLLSFQQSEKLRRHMSFLMRKGTLYLPYNGNLLIHGCIPVDDNGEMESFEIDGQSYSGRELIDVFEYHVRKSFDHKEETDDLSTDLVWYLWTGKYSSLFGKRAMTTFERYFIEDKTSHKEEKNPYYHLREDVTMIRKMLSDFGLNPDEGRIINGHTPVKEINGEDPIKAEGKMLVIDGGFSKAYQSTTGIAGYTLLYNSFGMQLVAHQEFNAKEKILADGIDELSIKRVVDKELQRKKIRDTNKGKELQDQIDILKMLMHDRYLD encoded by the coding sequence ATGACTCATATAACTGAAAAAGAATTAAAGAACAAGTATCTCGATTTATTATCGCAACGTTTTGATTCTCCAGAAAAGTTAGCCACTGAAATTATTAATTTAGAATCTATTCTAGAATTACCTAAAGGTACAGAACACTTTGTTAGTGATTTACATGGTGAATATGAATCATTCCAACATGTCTTACGTAATGGTTCTGGTAATGTCCGTGCTAAAATTGAAGACATTTTCAAAGATAAGCTAACTCCAAAAGAATTAAACGATTTAACAGCTTTAGTTTATTATCCTGAAGATAAATTAAAGTTAGTTAAAAGTGACTTTCAAACTGCTGGTCATCTTCATGTGTGGTATATCACAACTATCGAACATCTTATTGAATTGATTACATACTGTTCTTCCAAATATACGCGTTCAAAACTACGTCGTGCGTTACCAAAACAATTTGTTTACCTTATTGAAGAACTTCTCTATAAAAACAACGAATTTCACAATAAAAAGTCTTACTATGAAACATTAGTCAATCAGGTGATTGAATTAAAACAAGCTGATGATCTAATTATTGGTTTAGCCTATACCATTCAACGTTTAGTCGTGGATCATCTACATGTCGTTGGGGATATTTACGATCGTGGTCCCGAACCTGACAAAATTATGGATACGTTAATTGATTATCATTCTTTAGATATTCAATGGGGTAATCATGATGTACTCTGGATTGGTGCTTATGCTGGTTCAAAAGTATGTTTAGCTAATTTATTACGTATATGTGCACGCTATGACAATTTAGATATTATCGAAGATGCTTATGGTATTAACTTACGACCATTATTAACACTAGCTGAAAAATACTACGACAGTGATAATCCTGCTTTTAAACCGAAAAAACGTCCAGATAAACACGAACGTCTAACACAACGTGAAGAAAGTCAAATCACTAAAATACATCAAGCTATAGCGATGATTCAATTCAAATTAGAAATGCCGATTATTAAACGTCGTCCTACATTCGAAATGGACGAACGTCTCGTGTTAGAAAAAGTGAATTATGACACTAACGACATTACAATTTATGGCCATACATATCCATTAAAAGATACATGTTTCCAAACAGTGGATCCTAATGATCCTGCTAAACTACTACCAGAAGAAGAGGAAGTCGTAAATAAACTTTTATTATCATTCCAACAATCTGAAAAATTACGTCGCCATATGTCCTTTTTAATGCGTAAAGGAACACTATATCTTCCATATAATGGTAATTTATTAATTCATGGTTGTATTCCAGTTGATGATAATGGTGAAATGGAATCTTTTGAAATTGATGGACAATCATACAGTGGTCGTGAATTAATTGATGTGTTTGAATATCATGTTAGGAAATCTTTTGATCATAAGGAAGAAACTGATGATTTATCAACAGATTTAGTGTGGTATTTATGGACTGGGAAATATTCATCACTATTTGGCAAACGTGCGATGACAACATTCGAACGTTACTTTATTGAAGACAAAACGTCTCATAAAGAAGAGAAAAATCCATACTATCACTTACGAGAAGATGTCACTATGATTCGTAAAATGTTGAGCGACTTTGGTTTAAATCCAGATGAGGGTCGAATTATTAACGGCCATACACCAGTTAAAGAGATTAATGGTGAAGATCCTATTAAAGCTGAAGGAAAGATGTTAGTTATTGATGGTGGCTTTTCAAAAGCGTATCAATCAACGACAGGTATCGCTGGTTATACATTATTATATAATTCATTTGGTATGCAGCTGGTAGCTCATCAAGAATTCAATGCCAAAGAAAAAATATTAGCTGATGGCATTGATGAATTATCAATCAAACGCGTCGTCGACAAAGAATTACAACGTAAAAAAATTAGAGATACCAACAAAGGTAAAGAACTACAAGATCAAATCGATATATTAAAAATGTTAATGCATGATCGCTATTTAGATTAA
- the istA gene encoding IS21 family transposase produces the protein MKLSLDINTDYEVTTLSDLPKLKIVMESLNMKINKSEIARQMNVDRRTIDKYLNGFKPSVNRKKQSKIDPYYDLIKELLSEECEQKFFYKRVLWQYLKDNHGLNCAYSTFRTYIRKHDLFNNYFKKGRQKSTPVGTTRFETKPGCQAQFDWKEDIRFKTKDHQEVSLNIGVLLLSYSRFKIMQVTMSKSLDVLLNLMVQAFESIEGVPEELVTDNMKTVMSQPRTETFSGQVNPKFKQFADDFNFKVKPCIAGRPRTKGKVESIMKILDEIHAYQGQLYLHEIPQFIDELNDRLNYSVHNGTGKIPIIEVKKEKSFLQPLPNVHVRNSYKVEHKYLKVNRSNMITYRSNQYSVPAEYYGKTVEVQVYDQRLFVYYNTKLIVEHPITHHKLNYQQQHYLETLAVSYGDHDDINQLALDNLKTIGEMYDE, from the coding sequence ATGAAATTATCTTTAGATATAAATACAGATTATGAAGTTACAACTCTTTCAGATTTACCAAAATTAAAAATTGTTATGGAGAGCTTAAACATGAAAATTAATAAAAGTGAAATCGCAAGACAAATGAATGTAGATCGAAGAACAATAGATAAATATTTAAATGGCTTTAAACCTTCGGTTAATCGAAAAAAACAATCTAAAATTGATCCCTATTATGATTTAATAAAAGAATTGTTGTCTGAAGAATGTGAACAGAAATTCTTTTATAAACGCGTGTTATGGCAATACCTTAAAGATAATCATGGTCTAAATTGTGCGTATTCCACATTTAGAACATATATAAGAAAACATGATTTATTCAATAATTATTTTAAAAAAGGACGACAAAAGTCAACGCCTGTTGGAACAACTAGATTTGAAACAAAACCAGGTTGCCAAGCTCAATTTGATTGGAAGGAAGATATAAGATTTAAAACGAAGGATCATCAAGAGGTATCTTTAAATATTGGTGTTTTACTCCTGTCATATTCACGCTTCAAAATTATGCAAGTTACGATGAGTAAATCATTAGATGTATTACTTAATTTAATGGTTCAAGCTTTTGAATCTATTGAAGGTGTTCCAGAGGAACTTGTTACAGATAATATGAAAACAGTGATGAGTCAACCTAGGACTGAAACGTTTAGTGGACAAGTTAATCCTAAATTCAAACAATTCGCTGATGATTTTAATTTTAAAGTGAAGCCGTGTATAGCTGGTCGTCCTAGAACGAAAGGTAAAGTTGAATCCATTATGAAAATATTAGATGAAATTCATGCCTATCAAGGACAATTATACTTACATGAAATTCCACAATTTATTGACGAATTAAATGATCGTTTGAATTACTCAGTGCATAATGGGACAGGAAAAATACCAATTATTGAAGTAAAAAAAGAAAAGAGCTTCTTACAGCCATTACCCAATGTCCATGTAAGAAACTCATATAAAGTAGAACATAAATATTTGAAAGTCAATCGTTCGAATATGATTACATATCGCTCCAATCAGTACTCAGTTCCTGCTGAATACTATGGAAAAACGGTTGAAGTTCAAGTTTATGATCAACGTTTGTTTGTTTATTATAACACCAAATTAATCGTTGAGCATCCTATTACCCATCATAAATTAAATTATCAGCAACAACACTATTTAGAAACGCTAGCTGTCTCCTATGGAGACCATGATGATATTAATCAGCTGGCCTTAGATAATTTAAAAACGATAGGAGAGATGTATGATGAATAA
- the istB gene encoding IS21-like element helper ATPase IstB — MNNITNYQRLKDNLSYLKMNQMITHLDEVIDFSITNDLSFIDTLIKLSDYEIAVKEKNMIESMVKVAAFPFKKELCDFDFSFQPNVNKQEIVDFTHLRFIENHQNIVFLGPSGVGKTHLATSIGMSAAKKRVSTYFIKCHDLIQNLKKSQLENRLENRLKHYSKYKLLIIDEIGYLPIDSEDAKLFFQLIDLRYEKKSTIFTTNINFNLWNEIFEDPKIANAILDRILHHSNVIKITGKSYRLKDHFVKVEKTE; from the coding sequence ATGAATAATATTACTAACTACCAACGTTTAAAAGATAATCTGTCATATCTAAAAATGAATCAAATGATTACTCATTTAGATGAAGTGATAGATTTTAGTATCACTAACGATTTATCATTTATTGATACTTTAATTAAATTGAGTGATTATGAAATCGCAGTTAAAGAAAAGAATATGATTGAATCAATGGTTAAGGTAGCAGCATTCCCTTTTAAAAAGGAACTGTGCGACTTTGACTTTTCATTCCAACCTAACGTCAATAAACAAGAAATCGTAGATTTTACTCATTTACGATTTATAGAAAACCATCAGAATATTGTCTTTTTAGGTCCAAGTGGTGTAGGTAAAACCCATTTAGCTACATCAATTGGTATGTCAGCAGCGAAAAAAAGAGTAAGTACGTATTTCATTAAATGTCATGATTTAATACAAAATTTGAAAAAATCTCAATTAGAGAATCGGTTAGAAAATAGACTCAAGCACTATAGTAAATATAAATTACTAATTATTGATGAAATAGGCTATTTACCTATTGATAGTGAAGATGCCAAACTCTTTTTCCAACTGATTGATTTAAGATATGAGAAGAAAAGTACCATTTTTACTACAAATATTAATTTCAATTTATGGAATGAAATATTTGAAGACCCTAAAATAGCTAATGCCATTTTAGATCGCATATTACATCACTCAAATGTCATAAAAATAACTGGGAAGTCTTATCGGTTAAAAGACCATTTTGTGAAAGTTGAAAAGACAGAATGA
- the ltrA gene encoding group II intron reverse transcriptase/maturase, producing MYRESPSMMELVVRENNIQKAIKKVKKNNGAPGIDGMRVSELTSHFAKYFPQIKQKLLDGTYKPQAVRKVEIPKSNGKKRVLGIPVARDRVIQQAIKQVIEPSIDRTFSKHSHGFRPNRSTGTALKECATYYEEGYLVAVDCDLKQCFDMLNHDKLMYLFERHVQDKAISKFIRRSLQVGAIDLNGNYRSREIGAPQGGVISPLLCNIYLHELDNELEKRGHRFVRYADDFVIFVRTKRAGQRVMESVTKFIEKDLKLIVNSEKSKVGSITRLKFLSCLMTKVNGTYRFRPTMEARRNLKRTLRRLTKRNRPGTFKEIISEINQVTRGWINYFGKGFITGFVTKLQSWLNRRIRQLILKRWKRIKTKYKMLRKYGLDHKSAMKIANSRKKYWRLSSTHEVHRALTTKRLYKWGLEPLTQLAETAYARY from the coding sequence ATGTATCGTGAGTCTCCATCTATGATGGAGCTTGTTGTAAGAGAGAATAATATACAAAAAGCAATTAAGAAAGTGAAGAAAAACAACGGTGCACCTGGCATCGATGGCATGCGAGTAAGTGAATTAACATCACATTTCGCAAAATACTTTCCACAAATTAAACAAAAACTGCTTGATGGCACGTATAAGCCACAAGCAGTAAGAAAGGTTGAAATACCTAAATCAAATGGGAAAAAGCGCGTGCTTGGAATCCCTGTCGCAAGAGACAGAGTTATCCAACAAGCCATTAAACAAGTCATTGAACCTAGTATCGACCGTACTTTCTCAAAACACAGTCATGGCTTTAGACCGAATCGTAGTACAGGAACTGCACTTAAAGAATGTGCAACATACTATGAAGAAGGTTACTTAGTTGCAGTTGATTGTGATTTAAAACAGTGCTTTGATATGTTGAACCATGATAAATTAATGTATCTATTTGAACGACATGTTCAAGATAAAGCCATTTCTAAATTTATTCGTAGAAGCCTACAGGTTGGTGCAATCGACCTCAATGGTAATTATCGAAGTAGAGAAATAGGTGCACCGCAAGGTGGTGTTATTTCCCCGTTACTTTGTAATATTTATCTTCACGAATTAGATAATGAATTGGAGAAACGTGGTCATCGCTTTGTTCGTTATGCAGATGACTTCGTCATCTTTGTACGTACAAAACGAGCGGGTCAACGTGTCATGGAAAGTGTGACAAAGTTTATCGAAAAAGACCTTAAACTTATTGTAAATAGTGAAAAGAGCAAGGTAGGTTCTATCACACGTTTAAAGTTCTTGAGTTGTCTAATGACCAAAGTAAATGGCACTTATCGTTTCAGACCGACTATGGAAGCAAGAAGAAATTTAAAACGCACCTTAAGACGTCTAACGAAACGAAATAGACCAGGTACCTTTAAAGAGATTATATCAGAAATTAATCAAGTAACACGAGGGTGGATAAATTACTTTGGTAAAGGATTTATTACAGGTTTTGTAACGAAGTTACAATCATGGTTAAACCGACGCATTAGACAACTAATCCTCAAAAGATGGAAAAGAATAAAAACCAAATATAAGATGTTACGTAAGTATGGACTTGACCATAAGAGTGCAATGAAAATTGCCAATTCAAGAAAGAAATACTGGCGCTTATCATCAACGCATGAAGTTCATCGTGCACTTACAACAAAACGTCTCTACAAGTGGGGGTTAGAACCATTAACCCAACTCGCAGAGACGGCTTACGCAAGATATTGA